Proteins co-encoded in one Nonlabens agnitus genomic window:
- a CDS encoding AAA family ATPase: MSDVAAIDQLVIRHKELKKEISKIIIGQDHVVDQILISIFSGGHALLIGVPGLAKTLMVNTISNALGLEFKRIQFTPDLMPSDILGSEILDESRNFKFIKGPVFSNIVLADEINRTPPKTQAALLEAMQERSVTVAGHGYDLANPYFVLATQNPIEQEGTYPLPEAQLDRFMFAINLEYPTYEEEVMVVKSTTSNHKPVINPLFNAQEIVDIQHLVRRIPVADNVIEYAVKLVGKTRPKSDTAPEVIKQYLDWGAGPRASQNLILAAKTHAAIHGKYSPDIEDVKAVATGILRHRIIKNYKAEAEGHTEDSLISQIL; encoded by the coding sequence ATGTCAGACGTTGCCGCTATTGATCAACTTGTAATAAGACACAAAGAATTAAAGAAAGAAATTTCTAAGATCATTATAGGTCAAGATCATGTGGTAGATCAGATATTGATCAGTATTTTTTCTGGTGGTCATGCGCTATTGATAGGTGTTCCTGGACTTGCCAAAACTTTAATGGTTAACACCATTTCTAATGCTTTGGGATTAGAATTCAAGCGTATTCAATTCACACCAGACTTGATGCCTTCAGATATTTTGGGTAGTGAGATCCTGGACGAGAGTCGCAATTTCAAGTTTATCAAAGGACCCGTTTTTTCAAACATCGTCCTGGCAGATGAGATCAACCGCACACCACCTAAAACACAGGCCGCATTGCTGGAAGCAATGCAAGAACGATCTGTTACCGTTGCAGGTCATGGTTATGATCTGGCTAATCCATACTTTGTACTAGCCACTCAAAATCCTATCGAGCAGGAAGGAACTTATCCGTTGCCAGAAGCACAGCTGGACCGTTTTATGTTTGCCATCAATTTGGAATACCCAACTTATGAGGAAGAAGTCATGGTTGTAAAATCAACCACTTCAAACCACAAGCCTGTGATTAATCCATTATTCAACGCTCAAGAAATAGTAGACATCCAGCATTTGGTACGTCGCATTCCAGTGGCAGATAATGTGATTGAATATGCCGTAAAGTTGGTAGGGAAAACCAGGCCCAAATCAGATACCGCGCCAGAGGTCATCAAACAATACCTAGATTGGGGCGCTGGACCACGAGCTTCCCAAAACTTGATTCTTGCCGCAAAAACGCATGCAGCAATTCATGGAAAATACAGTCCAGATATTGAAGATGTAAAGGCCGTGGCAACTGGAATCCTCAGGCATCGCATCATCAAAAATTACAAAGCCGAGGCAGAAGGTCATACCGAGGACAGTCTGATTTCTCAGATTCTGTAA
- a CDS encoding aconitate hydratase has product MAFDIDMIKKVYETMPGRVDKARELVGKPLTLSEKILYSHLWDETTDKPFTRGKDYVDFAPDRIACQDATAQMALLQFMQAGKDKVAVPTTVHCDHLIQAKQGAAKDLARANDVSSEVFDFLGSVSNKYGIGFWKPGAGIIHQVVLENYAFPGGMMIGTDSHTVNAGGLGMVAVGVGGADAVDVMAGMPWELKFPKLIGVKLTGKINGWTSAKDVILKVAGILTVKGGTGAIVEYFGEGAKNLSCTGKGTICNMGAEIGATTSTFGYDESMSRYLRATDRSDVADAADKVAEYLTADDEVYANPEQYFDQVIEINLDELVPHLNGPFTPDLATPVGQLGEKAEKNGWPLKVDWGLIGSCTNSSYEDLTRAASIAEQAVKKKIKPKSDFGINPGSEQIRFTAERDGILKIFEDLDATIFTNACGPCIGQWDRSDMKGDEKNTIVHSFNRNFSKRADGNPNTHAFVGSPEMVAAIAISGRLDFNPMTDKLINEDGDEVMLEEPSGIELPPKGFEVEDAGYEAPVEDGSNVKVSVAEDSDRLQLLTPFEPWDGKNLMGAKLLIKAFGKCTTDHISMAGPWLKYRGHLDNISNNCLIGAVNAFNKQTNLVKSQIDGEYDAVPKTQRAYKAAGIPTVVVGDHNYGEGSSREHAAMEPRHLGVYVVIVKSFARIHETNLKKQGMLGVTFANESDYDLIQEDDTFNFIDLENFAPDTPLTVELVHKDGSKDTFKVNHTYNDAQIKWYRKGSALNLIKEENAA; this is encoded by the coding sequence ATGGCCTTTGATATTGACATGATCAAAAAAGTGTATGAGACCATGCCTGGACGAGTGGATAAAGCTCGTGAACTGGTAGGTAAACCATTGACACTTTCAGAAAAAATCCTTTACTCACACTTGTGGGATGAAACCACAGATAAGCCTTTTACAAGAGGTAAGGATTATGTTGATTTTGCTCCAGACCGTATCGCTTGTCAAGATGCAACGGCCCAGATGGCGCTATTGCAGTTCATGCAAGCTGGTAAGGACAAAGTTGCCGTACCTACTACAGTGCACTGTGATCACTTGATCCAGGCAAAACAAGGTGCAGCAAAAGATCTTGCTCGTGCAAATGATGTAAGTAGTGAGGTTTTTGACTTTTTGGGATCTGTTTCCAATAAGTATGGAATTGGATTCTGGAAGCCAGGTGCTGGTATTATTCACCAGGTAGTTCTTGAGAACTATGCATTTCCAGGTGGTATGATGATAGGTACAGATTCCCACACGGTTAACGCTGGTGGATTGGGAATGGTCGCTGTAGGAGTTGGTGGTGCAGATGCCGTTGATGTAATGGCAGGAATGCCATGGGAATTGAAATTCCCAAAACTGATAGGAGTAAAACTAACCGGTAAAATTAATGGATGGACCAGCGCCAAGGATGTTATCCTTAAAGTGGCTGGTATCCTAACCGTAAAAGGTGGAACTGGAGCCATTGTAGAATACTTTGGTGAAGGTGCAAAAAATCTATCCTGTACGGGTAAAGGAACCATTTGTAACATGGGTGCTGAAATAGGAGCGACGACATCAACCTTTGGGTATGATGAGTCCATGTCTCGTTATTTACGTGCTACAGATCGTTCAGATGTTGCAGATGCTGCAGACAAAGTAGCAGAGTACCTAACGGCAGATGATGAGGTCTATGCAAATCCAGAGCAATATTTTGACCAAGTTATCGAGATCAATCTTGACGAATTGGTACCGCACTTAAATGGACCATTCACACCAGACCTTGCTACACCAGTAGGTCAACTAGGTGAAAAAGCAGAAAAGAACGGTTGGCCACTTAAGGTAGATTGGGGATTGATAGGATCATGTACCAACTCTTCTTATGAAGATTTGACTAGAGCTGCATCTATTGCAGAGCAGGCTGTCAAGAAAAAAATAAAACCTAAATCAGATTTTGGGATCAACCCTGGATCTGAGCAAATACGTTTCACCGCAGAGCGCGATGGTATCCTTAAGATTTTTGAAGATTTGGATGCTACCATATTTACTAACGCCTGTGGACCTTGTATAGGTCAATGGGATCGTAGTGATATGAAAGGCGATGAGAAAAACACGATCGTTCACTCCTTCAACCGTAACTTCTCTAAACGAGCAGACGGTAACCCTAATACACACGCCTTTGTTGGTTCACCAGAAATGGTTGCCGCGATTGCGATTTCAGGTAGATTGGATTTTAACCCAATGACAGATAAGCTGATCAATGAAGACGGTGATGAGGTGATGTTGGAAGAGCCATCAGGAATTGAACTACCACCTAAAGGTTTTGAAGTAGAGGATGCTGGTTATGAAGCACCTGTAGAAGATGGAAGCAATGTAAAAGTAAGTGTAGCAGAAGATAGCGATCGACTGCAGTTATTGACTCCTTTTGAACCTTGGGATGGAAAGAACCTCATGGGAGCAAAACTATTGATCAAAGCTTTTGGAAAATGTACGACAGACCATATCTCAATGGCAGGTCCGTGGTTGAAGTATCGTGGCCACTTGGACAACATCTCCAACAACTGTTTGATAGGTGCAGTAAACGCATTTAACAAACAAACCAATCTAGTTAAGAGCCAGATTGATGGAGAGTATGATGCTGTTCCTAAGACACAGCGCGCATACAAGGCAGCTGGTATCCCAACTGTTGTAGTTGGAGACCATAACTATGGTGAAGGTTCTTCAAGAGAACACGCTGCGATGGAGCCTAGACACCTAGGTGTTTATGTAGTCATCGTTAAATCGTTTGCACGTATACACGAGACCAACCTTAAGAAACAAGGAATGTTAGGTGTTACCTTTGCTAATGAGTCTGACTATGATCTGATCCAGGAAGATGATACCTTCAACTTCATAGACCTAGAAAACTTTGCACCAGATACACCATTAACGGTAGAATTGGTTCACAAGGATGGTTCTAAGGATACATTTAAGGTAAATCATACCTATAACGATGCCCAGATTAAGTGGTATCGCAAGGGAAGTGCCTTGAACTTGATCAAAGAAGAAAACGCTGCTTAA